The following are encoded in a window of Lampris incognitus isolate fLamInc1 chromosome 15, fLamInc1.hap2, whole genome shotgun sequence genomic DNA:
- the LOC130124854 gene encoding triadin-like, with translation MTEAVEVRSSTTTTMVIDSKSGDAGSPPARLSRKTFTDDIYSTFSSPLAWILVLALVITWSCVFVIMFDLMDYRTLSGAPPPPAVRKALKETGRRGGLYKISSDPMKVVNEAMDESSNLVSMMLNFAASLIAPEEDEGNLYAVRKKGSYRHVSSPVPMFKGLIKDLQLNHKIIP, from the exons TGCGCtcgtccaccaccaccaccatggtcATCGACAGTAAGAGCGGGGATGCCGGGTCACCGCCAGCGCGGTTATCCAGGAAAACCTTTACAGACGACATCTACTCTACTTTCAGCTCCCCGCTAGCCTGGATCCTGGTGCTGGCCCTTGTCATCACCTGGTCTTGTGTTTTCGTCATCATGTTTGATCTCATGGACTACAGGACCCTGTCAG GTGCCCCCCCACCTCCTGCCGTCAGGAAAGCTTTAAAGGAAACAGGGCGTAGAg GAGGCCTTTACAAGATTAGCTCGGACCCCATGAAGGTTGTGAATGAGGCAATGGATGAGTCGTCAAACTTGGTCAGCATGATGCTAAACTTTGCTGCCAGCCTCATCGCCCCTGAAGAAGATGAAG GAAACTTGTATGCGGTGAGGAAAAAAGGTTCGTATCGGCACGTTTCTTCTCCTGTTCCAATGTTTAAAGGACTAATAAAAGACCTGCAACTGAATCACAAAATAATTCCATGA